A window from Alkalinema sp. FACHB-956 encodes these proteins:
- the apcA gene encoding allophycocyanin subunit alpha gives MSIVTKSIVNADAEARYLSPGELDRIKSFVASGASRLRIAETLTGARERIVKQAGDALFQKRPDVVSPGGNAYGEEMTATCLRDLDYYLRLVTYGVVSGDVTPIEEIGIVGAKEMYKSLGTPIDAVVEGVRGMKSVATSLLSGEDAAEAGAYFDYVIGAMS, from the coding sequence ATGAGTATTGTCACGAAGTCTATCGTGAATGCAGATGCTGAGGCTCGTTACCTCAGCCCTGGTGAGCTGGATCGCATCAAGAGCTTCGTTGCTTCTGGCGCAAGCCGCCTGCGGATCGCTGAAACCCTGACCGGTGCTCGTGAGCGCATCGTGAAGCAAGCAGGTGATGCACTGTTCCAAAAGCGTCCTGATGTTGTTTCTCCTGGTGGAAACGCATACGGCGAAGAAATGACCGCTACCTGCCTTCGTGACCTTGACTACTATCTGCGCCTCGTGACCTACGGTGTAGTTTCCGGCGACGTTACCCCGATCGAAGAAATCGGTATCGTGGGTGCGAAGGAAATGTACAAGTCTCTGGGTACCCCCATTGATGCAGTGGTGGAAGGCGTTCGTGGTATGAAGAGCGTTGCTACTTCCCTGCTGTCTGGTGAAGATGCTGCTGAAGCTGGCGCATACTTCGACTACGTAATCGGTGCAATGAGCTAG
- the ileS gene encoding isoleucine--tRNA ligase: MALTEPGSYKETVNLPQTKFDMRANAVKREPEIQTLWNEEKIYETLAQENPGELFVLHDGPPYANGDLHLGHALNKILKDIINKYQLLNGRKVRFVPGWDCHGLPIELKVLQGLKSSERQGLTPIALRKKAAEFALETVNNQREGFKRYGVWADWDHPYVTLNPQYEAAQIGVFGEMFLKGYIYRGLKPVYWSPSSRTALAEAELEYPEGHTSNSLYAAFEVLNLAPALQTPFDPFLGELGVAIWTTTPWTLPGNLAVAVNADLVYAVVEVGDNNPTRFKYLIVAKDLVETLAEKLGTTLTVKASTMGKLLEHCTYQHPLFDRVSEIIIGGDYITTESGTGLVHTAPGHGQEDYLVGQRYGLPILSPVDDAGNMTEEAGPFAGLNVLKDANPAVVAALQTAGSLLKEEPYQHKYPYDWRTKKPVIFRATEQWFASVEGFREAALKAIQEVKWIPEQGENRITAMVAERSDWCISRQRSWGVPIPVFYDEETNEPLITAETLSHIQAIIAEKGSDAWWEMTVEELLPAQYRNNGRTYRQGFDTMDVWFDSGSSWASVVQARSELRDRYPVDIYLEGSDQHRGWFQSSLLTSVAVNGHAPYKTVLTHGFTIDEQGRKMSKSLGNGIDPAVVIKGGKNQQQEPPYGADILRLWISSVDYTNDMPLGKNILKQLNDVRGKIRNTARFLLGNLHDFDPAKDAVKYEDLPELDRYMLHRITEVFTEVTDAFETYQFSRFFQTVQNFCVVDLSNFYLDIAKDRLYISSANAERRRSCQTVLAIALENLAKAIAPVLSHLAEDIWQFLPYATPYKSVFQSGWVHLEESWKNPTLADKWVKLRELRTEANKVLEQARAAKDIGSSLEAKLLIYVADDSWKAVLQTLNPADSKAGNRVDELRYLFLTSQVELVESADRISGMKYSLSSETWSLGVADAEGQKCDRCWNYSTHVGQAEDHPLLCDRCVDAIDGKF; encoded by the coding sequence ATGGCTCTAACCGAACCTGGAAGCTACAAAGAGACCGTTAATCTGCCTCAGACAAAGTTTGACATGCGGGCCAATGCTGTCAAACGGGAGCCAGAGATTCAAACCCTTTGGAACGAGGAGAAGATTTACGAAACCCTAGCCCAGGAAAATCCCGGTGAGCTATTTGTGCTGCACGATGGCCCGCCCTACGCCAATGGTGATCTGCACCTAGGCCATGCGTTGAACAAGATCCTCAAGGACATCATCAACAAGTATCAACTGCTCAATGGGCGGAAAGTGCGATTTGTACCCGGTTGGGACTGCCACGGGTTGCCGATCGAGCTGAAGGTATTACAGGGACTGAAGTCATCAGAACGCCAAGGCTTGACGCCGATCGCCCTGCGGAAAAAAGCAGCGGAGTTTGCCCTGGAAACGGTGAATAACCAACGGGAAGGCTTTAAGCGTTATGGCGTTTGGGCGGATTGGGATCATCCCTACGTCACCCTTAATCCGCAGTATGAAGCGGCCCAGATTGGTGTATTTGGAGAAATGTTTCTCAAGGGCTACATCTACCGGGGATTGAAACCCGTGTATTGGAGTCCGAGTTCCCGCACGGCCCTTGCAGAAGCAGAGTTGGAATATCCCGAAGGTCACACCTCCAATAGCTTGTATGCGGCCTTTGAAGTCCTGAATCTTGCACCTGCTTTGCAGACCCCGTTTGATCCCTTCCTAGGAGAATTGGGTGTGGCAATTTGGACGACAACGCCTTGGACATTGCCGGGGAACTTAGCGGTTGCCGTGAATGCGGATTTGGTCTATGCCGTGGTGGAAGTGGGTGACAATAATCCGACTCGCTTCAAATATCTGATTGTGGCTAAGGATCTTGTGGAAACCTTAGCGGAAAAGCTGGGCACAACGCTAACGGTGAAGGCTTCGACCATGGGTAAATTGTTGGAGCATTGCACCTATCAACATCCCCTGTTCGATCGCGTGAGTGAAATCATTATCGGTGGGGACTACATCACCACAGAATCTGGAACGGGTTTGGTGCATACGGCTCCCGGCCATGGGCAGGAAGACTACCTCGTGGGACAGCGCTATGGTTTGCCGATCCTGTCGCCGGTGGATGATGCGGGGAATATGACTGAGGAAGCGGGGCCGTTTGCGGGACTCAATGTGCTGAAGGATGCGAATCCTGCGGTAGTGGCAGCGTTACAAACAGCGGGTTCTCTGCTGAAGGAAGAACCCTACCAGCACAAATATCCCTACGATTGGCGGACGAAAAAACCCGTGATTTTCCGAGCAACGGAACAGTGGTTTGCCTCGGTGGAAGGCTTCCGGGAGGCGGCACTCAAGGCCATCCAGGAAGTGAAATGGATTCCGGAACAGGGGGAAAATCGCATCACGGCAATGGTAGCGGAGCGATCAGATTGGTGTATTTCTCGACAACGCAGTTGGGGGGTCCCGATTCCGGTGTTCTACGACGAGGAAACCAATGAACCGTTAATCACAGCGGAAACCCTGTCTCATATCCAAGCCATTATTGCGGAGAAAGGCTCCGATGCCTGGTGGGAGATGACGGTGGAGGAATTGCTGCCTGCGCAGTATCGCAACAATGGTCGAACTTACCGCCAGGGCTTTGACACGATGGATGTCTGGTTTGATTCCGGGTCTTCCTGGGCTTCGGTGGTGCAGGCGCGGTCTGAGTTGCGCGATCGCTATCCGGTGGATATTTACCTGGAAGGCTCCGATCAGCACCGAGGTTGGTTCCAATCCAGTTTGCTGACCAGTGTAGCGGTCAATGGTCATGCGCCCTACAAAACGGTATTGACCCACGGTTTCACGATCGATGAACAGGGTCGCAAGATGAGTAAATCCCTGGGTAATGGGATTGATCCGGCGGTGGTGATCAAAGGGGGCAAAAATCAGCAGCAGGAGCCTCCCTATGGAGCTGATATTCTGCGACTGTGGATTTCCTCCGTGGATTACACCAACGATATGCCCTTAGGGAAAAATATCCTCAAACAACTGAACGATGTTCGGGGCAAGATTCGCAATACGGCACGGTTCCTGCTGGGGAATTTGCACGATTTCGATCCGGCCAAGGATGCGGTGAAGTATGAAGACCTGCCGGAACTCGATCGCTATATGCTGCATCGCATTACGGAGGTGTTTACAGAAGTCACTGACGCTTTTGAAACCTATCAATTTTCGCGCTTCTTCCAAACCGTGCAGAATTTCTGTGTGGTGGATTTATCCAATTTCTATCTGGATATTGCCAAGGATCGGCTCTACATCAGTTCCGCTAATGCAGAACGGCGACGGAGTTGCCAAACGGTGTTGGCGATCGCGCTGGAAAACCTAGCCAAGGCGATCGCGCCTGTCCTGTCCCACTTGGCGGAGGATATCTGGCAATTTTTGCCCTATGCCACACCGTATAAGTCCGTCTTCCAATCGGGCTGGGTACACCTGGAGGAGTCTTGGAAGAATCCAACCTTGGCAGACAAATGGGTGAAGCTGCGGGAACTGCGCACCGAAGCCAACAAAGTCCTGGAACAGGCACGGGCGGCGAAGGATATTGGTTCGTCATTGGAAGCGAAGTTATTAATCTACGTGGCGGATGATAGCTGGAAAGCGGTGTTACAAACGCTGAATCCCGCAGACAGCAAGGCCGGGAATCGGGTTGATGAATTGCGTTATCTGTTCCTGACTTCGCAGGTGGAGTTGGTGGAAAGTGCCGATCGCATTTCAGGTATGAAATATTCGCTCAGTTCTGAAACATGGTCTCTGGGTGTGGCGGATGCGGAAGGACAAAAGTGCGATCGCTGCTGGAACTATTCCACCCATGTCGGGCAGGCCGAGGACCATCCGTTATTGTGCGATCGTTGTGTGGATGCGATCGATGGCAAGTTCTAA
- a CDS encoding creatininase family protein, with protein sequence MHGFIPPERFFPYLTWTDIRNLPDKERIVIVQPVGAIEQHGPHLPLVVDSAIGMAVLGQALDRLNPAVPAYAMPSLYYGKSNEHWHFPGTITLSAQTLTSVLMETGESLYRAGFRKLILMNSHGGQPQIMDIVARDLHVAHEDFEVFPFFTWRVPHITKQLLTEKEGWLGIHAGDAETSLLLSILPDQVKMDRAVMEYPHGLPEDSLLTLERNLPIPWTTRDISRSGVIGDATAATKEKGDRILASLAEGWAQVIEDVHRFQQPQLWREE encoded by the coding sequence ATGCATGGATTTATTCCACCGGAGCGTTTTTTTCCCTATTTGACTTGGACAGATATTCGCAATTTACCCGATAAAGAGCGCATTGTGATTGTGCAACCTGTAGGCGCGATCGAACAACATGGGCCGCATTTACCGTTGGTGGTGGATTCTGCGATCGGGATGGCGGTGTTAGGTCAAGCCCTCGATCGGCTTAATCCCGCTGTTCCTGCCTATGCGATGCCTTCGTTGTACTATGGCAAATCCAATGAGCATTGGCATTTTCCTGGCACGATTACATTATCGGCCCAGACGTTAACTAGTGTGTTGATGGAAACGGGCGAAAGTTTATACCGAGCAGGATTTCGTAAGTTGATTCTGATGAATTCCCATGGGGGGCAGCCGCAGATTATGGACATCGTGGCGCGGGATTTGCACGTGGCCCATGAGGATTTTGAGGTATTTCCGTTCTTTACCTGGCGTGTCCCCCATATCACGAAGCAACTGCTGACGGAAAAGGAAGGCTGGTTGGGGATTCATGCGGGAGATGCGGAAACGAGTTTGTTGCTGTCTATTTTGCCGGATCAAGTAAAAATGGATCGGGCGGTTATGGAATATCCCCATGGCCTACCGGAGGATAGTTTACTCACGTTGGAGCGCAATTTGCCGATTCCTTGGACAACGCGGGATATCAGTCGCAGTGGGGTAATTGGGGATGCGACGGCTGCAACGAAGGAAAAGGGCGATCGGATTTTGGCTTCGTTGGCGGAGGGCTGGGCGCAGGTGATTGAGGATGTGCATCGCTTTCAGCAGCCGCAGTTGTGGCGGGAGGAATAG
- a CDS encoding VOC family protein has translation MCSETHPSPAQGSTGSEESPSILSHVSLGTNQFEQAVAFYDAVLATLGYQRLMDYPDAVAYGKVYPEFWVQVPIDGRPANVGNGSHIGFIAPTKEAVHAFYESALQAGGQDDGAPGPRPDYGDPYYGCFVRDLDGHKIEATFWDFALDQPEAQSPAAG, from the coding sequence ATGTGTTCTGAAACTCACCCTTCCCCTGCTCAAGGCTCCACTGGCTCCGAAGAAAGTCCCAGTATTCTGTCCCATGTTTCGCTGGGAACGAATCAGTTTGAACAGGCTGTTGCGTTTTATGACGCGGTGTTGGCAACGTTGGGCTACCAACGACTGATGGATTATCCCGATGCTGTGGCCTATGGCAAGGTTTATCCGGAGTTTTGGGTGCAAGTTCCGATCGATGGGCGACCGGCTAATGTGGGAAATGGATCGCACATTGGATTTATTGCGCCAACGAAGGAAGCGGTTCATGCGTTCTATGAATCGGCGTTGCAGGCGGGCGGGCAAGATGACGGGGCTCCTGGCCCTAGGCCGGATTATGGCGATCCTTACTATGGGTGTTTTGTGAGGGATTTAGATGGCCATAAAATTGAGGCGACATTCTGGGATTTTGCGCTGGATCAACCGGAGGCACAGAGTCCGGCTGCTGGTTAG
- a CDS encoding IS5 family transposase (programmed frameshift), producing the protein MSRLPAVANPTRQLYPSDLSDAEWVIIEPKLPAPKGFGHPREVDLREILNAIFYIQRTGCQWEMLPHDLPPHQTVYKYFRKWQRKGLWQAIHDELRGELREDLGRAVASSIAIADSQSVKTTEKRGPVYGFDGGKKVKGRKRHVVVDSQGFVLGVLVTEANASERLGAIVVLNEARDQLARLEVIYVDQGYSGETFARAVRQVCGDSVRVEVIKRSSKTFEVLPKRWIVERTFGWLNRYRRLSKDYEVYTETSEAMIYGALIRLMLRRKAA; encoded by the exons ATGAGCCGACTCCCTGCAGTTGCCAATCCAACCCGCCAACTCTATCCCAGTGACCTGAGCGATGCAGAATGGGTCATCATTGAACCTAAGTTACCAGCTCCCAAAGGCTTTGGGCATCCGCGTGAGGTGGACTTGCGCGAGATTCTCAACGCCATCTTCTACATTCAACGGACTGGATGCCAATGGGAAATGCTGCCTCACGACTTGCCGCCTCATCAGACGGTCTACAAATATTTCCGGAAGTGGCAACGTAAAGGCCTTTGGCAGGCAATTCATGATGAATTGCGGGGTGAACTTCGCGAAGACTTGGGACGAGCGGTCGCCTCCAGCATAGCAATCGCAGATTCGCAATCCGTCAAAACGACGGAAAAAAGGGGGC CGGTCTACGGGTTTGATGGCGGCAAGAAGGTTAAAGGCCGTAAGCGCCATGTCGTAGTGGATTCTCAGGGCTTCGTGTTGGGAGTCTTGGTGACGGAAGCCAATGCTTCAGAACGATTAGGAGCCATTGTTGTGTTGAACGAGGCTCGCGACCAGTTAGCTCGTCTAGAGGTCATCTATGTGGATCAAGGCTATTCGGGGGAGACCTTTGCGCGAGCGGTTCGTCAAGTCTGTGGTGACTCGGTGCGGGTTGAGGTCATTAAACGCTCTTCCAAGACCTTTGAAGTCTTGCCTAAACGCTGGATTGTGGAACGCACCTTTGGTTGGTTGAACCGCTACCGACGCTTGAGCAAAGATTATGAGGTCTACACTGAGACCAGCGAAGCCATGATTTACGGGGCGCTGATTCGTCTGATGCTACGCCGTAAAGCAGCTTAA
- a CDS encoding class I SAM-dependent methyltransferase, producing MKQWYEELFENYGMKYDNECFTQGTVGECNFIEKEIGYDKSLKILDIGCGTGRHAIELTKRGYTVLGVDLSDSQLERAREKASMDNLQIHFQKHDARDLPFLHEFDLVIMLCEGGFSLMETDEMNYQILRNASNALTQKGKLIFTTLNALFPLFHSVKDFLDSNTKEGNAKCDSISFDLMTFREHNTVYVEDDLGNKKELHCNERYYTPPEIAWLLKTLDFNVIDIFGAKLGAFSRNDELSTEDFEMLVIAEK from the coding sequence ATGAAACAATGGTATGAAGAACTATTCGAAAATTATGGAATGAAATATGACAACGAGTGCTTCACCCAAGGCACCGTTGGTGAATGCAACTTTATTGAAAAAGAGATTGGTTATGATAAGAGCTTAAAGATACTGGATATTGGGTGTGGAACAGGCAGGCATGCAATTGAGTTGACAAAAAGAGGCTACACCGTTCTGGGGGTTGACCTTTCAGATTCGCAGTTAGAGCGTGCAAGAGAAAAGGCATCTATGGATAATCTCCAAATTCATTTTCAAAAGCATGATGCCAGAGATCTTCCATTCCTACATGAATTCGACTTGGTAATCATGTTGTGCGAAGGAGGGTTTTCGCTGATGGAGACCGATGAAATGAACTATCAGATCCTCCGGAATGCTTCTAATGCCCTAACGCAGAAAGGGAAACTGATATTTACGACTCTGAATGCCCTATTTCCTCTGTTCCATTCCGTCAAAGATTTTCTTGATTCAAACACAAAAGAAGGAAACGCAAAATGCGACAGTATTTCATTCGATTTGATGACTTTTCGGGAACACAATACCGTATATGTCGAAGATGATCTCGGGAATAAAAAGGAACTCCACTGCAACGAAAGGTATTATACGCCACCGGAAATAGCATGGCTGTTAAAAACCCTTGATTTCAACGTCATTGATATTTTCGGCGCGAAGCTTGGTGCTTTTAGTCGGAATGACGAATTATCGACTGAGGATTTTGAAATGCTTGTAATCGCAGAGAAATGA
- the larB gene encoding nickel pincer cofactor biosynthesis protein LarB, producing MTHPEQIRSLLQAVAQGHLSPDRALENLKDLAFEKVGDFAHVDHHRAIRTGFPEVIWGPGKTPEQIAQIMESMRDRASVVMATRVEREVYDWIQQMVPQVEYFDRAKICALRSAPPQPIPGTIGILSAGTADLPVAEEAAITAELSGCSVKRLWDVGVAGIHRLLSNRHVIADADVLIVVAGMEGALPSVVGGLADCPVIAVPTSVGYGASFNGLAALLGMLNSCAAGIGVVNIDNGFGAAMLAAQILRTANRVRDRARG from the coding sequence ATGACCCACCCGGAACAGATTCGATCTCTGCTGCAAGCTGTTGCCCAAGGCCATCTCAGTCCCGATCGAGCGTTGGAAAATCTCAAGGATCTCGCCTTTGAAAAGGTGGGGGATTTTGCCCATGTGGATCACCATCGGGCGATTCGGACAGGCTTTCCAGAGGTGATTTGGGGGCCGGGAAAAACGCCGGAACAAATTGCCCAAATTATGGAGTCGATGCGCGATCGGGCGTCGGTGGTGATGGCGACGCGGGTGGAGCGGGAGGTCTACGATTGGATTCAGCAAATGGTGCCGCAGGTGGAATACTTCGATCGGGCGAAGATTTGTGCATTGCGATCGGCTCCTCCACAACCGATTCCGGGAACGATCGGTATTCTGTCAGCGGGGACGGCGGATTTGCCGGTCGCGGAGGAAGCGGCCATTACAGCGGAGTTGTCGGGGTGTTCTGTGAAGCGTTTGTGGGATGTGGGCGTAGCGGGAATTCATCGTTTATTAAGCAATCGCCATGTGATTGCTGATGCTGATGTGTTAATTGTAGTCGCGGGAATGGAGGGTGCATTGCCCAGCGTGGTGGGAGGATTAGCAGATTGTCCGGTGATTGCTGTGCCGACTAGTGTTGGCTATGGTGCTAGTTTTAATGGATTGGCTGCATTACTGGGGATGTTGAATTCCTGCGCAGCGGGGATTGGTGTAGTGAATATTGATAATGGGTTTGGGGCGGCGATGCTGGCGGCACAGATTTTACGAACTGCGAATCGAGTTCGCGATCGCGCAAGGGGATGA
- a CDS encoding ABC transporter substrate-binding protein, protein MVSFPRTLGLGLGSGLLALMLCGCNPHRWAKESESTLRLLTPIDPKTFNYANSASVPNIFLFSHEGLTRENGMTGAVEPALAEKWEFSPDKKKVVFTLRPGLRWSDGQPLTAADVVFTYNEIVFNEKVPIESKDQIRIGAKGEFPNVRQLDDRRVEFTFPEPFSPFLHTTTGGRTGSVAILPKHKLERSLKEVDQKGNPKFLNTWGTDTNPKDVVVSGPYMLESYTTGQRVIFRRNPYYWRKGAQGETLPKIEKIIWKVIENQDLQLLKFRSGDLDVMGDARPLKAEYYALLKREEQRGNFRLMDGGPWSGVLQFVFNLSTAKNKDGKPFVDPKKSRWFNNKLFRQAVAYSIDKERINNNIFRGLGVVQHSPVSVQSPFYLSPQQGLKTYAHNPAKAKELLQQAGFRYNAQGELFDDRGNRVEFELITNANNLVRVAIAAQVQQDLNKIGMKVNFQAINFNVLVDKINSSRDWDTHMVGFEGGVEPHLVANLWMSSGGSHSFNLKQQPGQPPIQDYAPKPFEVEIDRLFREGAREFDLEKRKKIYGQFQQLVQEELPIIHLVNDRALMAVRNPVQGLQYNGLPFWGLWNIDELYLTQSR, encoded by the coding sequence ATGGTGAGTTTTCCAAGAACGTTAGGGCTCGGTTTAGGTTCGGGATTGCTAGCCTTGATGCTATGCGGCTGTAATCCCCATCGCTGGGCAAAAGAATCTGAATCAACGCTGCGATTGCTAACTCCGATCGATCCCAAAACCTTTAATTACGCCAACAGTGCCTCGGTGCCCAATATTTTTCTGTTTAGCCATGAGGGCCTCACCCGCGAAAATGGTATGACGGGGGCGGTGGAACCCGCACTGGCAGAGAAATGGGAGTTCTCGCCGGACAAAAAGAAGGTGGTGTTTACCCTCCGGCCAGGACTGCGCTGGTCTGATGGGCAACCCCTCACCGCAGCGGATGTCGTGTTTACCTATAACGAGATTGTTTTTAACGAAAAAGTCCCGATCGAATCCAAGGATCAAATTCGCATTGGCGCGAAGGGTGAGTTTCCCAACGTGCGGCAACTAGACGATCGGCGGGTGGAGTTTACCTTTCCCGAACCGTTTTCGCCCTTTCTCCATACGACTACTGGAGGCCGCACGGGGTCGGTCGCGATTCTGCCGAAACATAAGCTAGAGCGATCGCTGAAGGAAGTTGACCAGAAGGGCAATCCAAAGTTTCTCAATACTTGGGGCACGGATACCAATCCGAAAGATGTTGTGGTTAGCGGCCCCTATATGCTGGAAAGTTACACGACGGGACAGCGAGTGATTTTTCGCCGTAATCCCTACTACTGGCGCAAGGGAGCCCAGGGAGAAACACTGCCGAAAATTGAAAAAATCATTTGGAAGGTGATCGAAAATCAAGATCTGCAATTGCTGAAATTTCGATCGGGTGATTTGGATGTGATGGGCGATGCCCGTCCGTTGAAAGCAGAGTATTATGCTTTGCTGAAACGGGAAGAGCAACGGGGTAACTTTCGGCTAATGGATGGGGGGCCATGGTCGGGGGTGTTGCAGTTTGTATTCAATTTGAGTACCGCTAAAAATAAAGACGGGAAACCCTTTGTTGATCCGAAAAAATCCCGTTGGTTCAATAACAAGCTGTTTCGCCAAGCCGTTGCCTACAGTATTGACAAGGAACGGATTAATAACAATATTTTCCGGGGATTGGGTGTGGTGCAGCATTCCCCCGTATCAGTGCAAAGTCCCTTTTATCTCTCGCCCCAGCAGGGCTTAAAAACCTACGCTCACAACCCAGCGAAGGCTAAGGAATTACTGCAACAAGCGGGTTTTCGCTACAATGCCCAGGGCGAACTCTTCGACGATCGCGGCAATCGCGTTGAGTTTGAACTGATTACCAATGCCAATAACCTGGTGCGGGTGGCGATCGCGGCACAGGTACAGCAGGATTTGAACAAAATTGGCATGAAGGTGAATTTCCAAGCAATTAACTTTAATGTGCTAGTGGATAAGATTAATAGTTCACGGGATTGGGATACCCATATGGTGGGGTTTGAGGGCGGTGTGGAACCTCATTTGGTGGCAAACCTGTGGATGAGCAGCGGCGGTTCCCATTCGTTTAATCTCAAGCAGCAACCAGGGCAGCCTCCCATCCAGGACTACGCGCCGAAGCCCTTTGAAGTGGAAATCGATCGCCTGTTCCGGGAAGGGGCGCGGGAATTCGACTTGGAAAAACGCAAAAAAATCTATGGTCAATTTCAGCAACTGGTGCAGGAAGAGTTACCGATTATCCATTTGGTCAACGATCGGGCATTGATGGCGGTGCGTAACCCCGTGCAGGGCTTGCAATACAACGGGTTACCCTTTTGGGGGCTATGGAATATCGATGAACTCTACCTGACCCAATCCCGTTAG
- a CDS encoding ABC transporter substrate-binding protein: protein MVGFFRRKTWRWGVLWAAIALCLAVQLSACNPTHFKSQAARVPELIISQTGNPKTFNYALSNENPNVFGYLYEGLINENTLTGELEPIQAESWEVSPDKKRVIVTLRPGLQWSDGQPLTADDVVFSFQDVYFNPDIPTDIQDVLKIGKDRKLPTIRKIDDRRVEFTTPEPFAPFLRQLGLAILPKHALESTVREKVDGKPKFMSTWTTETDPRQIVCNGMYVLDSYTPNQRVIFKRNPYYWRKDSQNQQQPYIERIVWKSVENQNTELQQFRSGGPDLVEPIRPEDFALLKQEEKRGKFTLYVGGPRPIFTFVAFNLNQGKRNGKPLVDPVKSKWFNNVKFRQAVAYALDLDRMNTNLFRGLGTRVHSSIVQQSPFYLPPEKGLKTYSYNPERARQILQSAGFKYTSDNKLVDADGNPVKFTITTNASNVLRVQMISQIKQDLAQIGMEVALSAIDFNVLSDKVDNSMDWDAVLMAYGGGGLDPHGGSNMWLTDGRSHLFNQKPGPSAPPVEGRVVSDWEKEIEQLYIKGAQELDETKRKQIYNQFQQIAQEQVPFIYLVNARIMAAVRDRVKGIRYPEGGEALWNLHELKVED, encoded by the coding sequence ATGGTGGGATTTTTTCGGCGCAAAACGTGGAGATGGGGCGTTCTTTGGGCAGCGATCGCCCTCTGCCTTGCGGTTCAACTCTCCGCCTGCAATCCCACCCACTTCAAAAGCCAAGCGGCCCGAGTCCCTGAACTGATCATTAGCCAAACTGGCAACCCAAAAACCTTTAATTATGCCCTGAGCAACGAAAATCCGAATGTTTTTGGCTACCTGTATGAAGGCTTGATCAACGAAAATACCTTGACTGGCGAACTAGAACCTATCCAAGCAGAGTCTTGGGAAGTTTCGCCCGATAAAAAACGAGTGATTGTGACCCTGCGCCCCGGACTGCAATGGTCGGATGGGCAACCACTCACAGCAGATGATGTCGTGTTTAGTTTTCAGGATGTTTATTTCAATCCTGATATTCCGACGGATATTCAAGATGTTTTGAAGATTGGAAAAGATCGCAAGTTGCCGACGATCCGCAAAATTGACGATCGGCGCGTGGAATTTACCACCCCAGAACCCTTTGCGCCGTTTTTACGCCAACTGGGTCTCGCCATTTTACCGAAACATGCCCTGGAATCGACGGTGCGGGAAAAAGTGGATGGCAAGCCCAAGTTTATGTCTACCTGGACAACGGAAACTGACCCTCGGCAAATTGTCTGTAATGGCATGTATGTGCTGGACAGCTACACACCGAATCAGCGAGTGATTTTTAAACGCAATCCCTACTACTGGCGCAAAGATTCGCAAAATCAGCAACAACCCTACATCGAACGGATTGTTTGGAAGTCCGTAGAAAACCAAAATACGGAATTGCAACAGTTTCGATCGGGGGGGCCAGATCTCGTAGAACCGATTCGTCCAGAGGATTTCGCGCTGTTGAAGCAAGAGGAAAAACGAGGTAAATTTACGCTTTATGTCGGTGGGCCGCGTCCGATTTTCACCTTTGTTGCCTTTAACCTCAACCAGGGCAAACGCAACGGCAAACCTTTGGTTGATCCGGTGAAATCCAAGTGGTTTAACAACGTGAAGTTCCGCCAAGCAGTGGCCTATGCATTGGATCTCGATCGCATGAATACCAACCTGTTTCGCGGTTTGGGAACCCGGGTGCATTCCAGCATTGTGCAGCAAAGCCCCTTTTATTTACCGCCCGAAAAGGGACTGAAAACCTACAGCTACAATCCAGAACGAGCGCGGCAAATTTTGCAATCCGCTGGGTTTAAATATACGAGTGACAACAAATTGGTAGACGCTGACGGCAATCCTGTGAAGTTCACAATCACCACCAATGCAAGTAACGTCTTGCGGGTGCAAATGATTTCGCAAATTAAACAGGACTTGGCCCAGATTGGCATGGAAGTGGCTCTGAGCGCGATCGACTTTAATGTACTCAGTGACAAAGTAGATAACTCCATGGACTGGGATGCGGTGCTGATGGCCTACGGGGGCGGGGGCCTTGACCCCCATGGCGGTTCCAATATGTGGCTGACCGACGGACGATCGCACCTATTCAACCAAAAACCAGGGCCGTCGGCTCCCCCGGTGGAAGGACGGGTGGTGTCCGATTGGGAAAAGGAGATTGAGCAACTGTATATCAAAGGAGCTCAGGAACTGGATGAAACGAAGCGTAAACAGATTTACAACCAGTTTCAACAAATCGCCCAGGAACAAGTCCCCTTTATTTACCTCGTCAATGCGCGGATTATGGCAGCGGTGCGCGATCGGGTTAAAGGCATTCGCTATCCAGAAGGCGGTGAAGCCCTGTGGAATCTCCATGAGTTGAAGGTGGAAGACTAA